In one window of Phormidium ambiguum IAM M-71 DNA:
- a CDS encoding 50S ribosomal protein L23: MSEYDPRYLADIVHRPIVTEKATILMEQNKYTFEVTPKATKPEIKAAIENLFDVKVVSVNTILPPRKQRRVGKFVGFKARYKRAIVTLSADDVEKVRQTLFPEV, encoded by the coding sequence GTGAGTGAGTACGATCCTCGCTACCTTGCCGATATTGTTCATCGCCCGATCGTAACTGAAAAAGCAACTATTCTCATGGAGCAGAATAAGTACACTTTTGAAGTTACTCCCAAAGCGACCAAACCGGAAATTAAGGCAGCGATCGAAAATTTGTTTGATGTCAAAGTGGTGAGTGTAAACACCATTTTGCCACCGAGAAAACAACGTCGAGTTGGCAAATTTGTAGGGTTTAAAGCGAGATACAAAAGAGCGATCGTCACCTTATCTGCCGACGACGTAGAAAAAGTCAGACAAACCCTGTTCCCAGAAGTATAA
- the rplB gene encoding 50S ribosomal protein L2 encodes MGTRSYRPYTPGTRQCTISDFSEITKSEPEKSLTVSNHRKKGRNNRGVITSRRRGGGHKRLYRIVDFRRDKRNIPAKVAAIEYDPNRNARLALLFYKDGEKRYIIHPNGLAVGTEVVAGPESPIEIGNALPLGNIPLGTNVHNVELVAGKGAQIVRAAGATAQVVAKEGNYVTLKLPSGEVRMIRRECYATIGQVGNLDARNLSTGKAGRNRWKGRRPKVRGSVMNPVDHPHGGGEGRAPIGRSGPVTPWGKPTLGAKTRKPKKPSSKLIVRRRRKSSKRGRGGRDS; translated from the coding sequence ATGGGCACCCGTTCTTATCGGCCATATACACCAGGTACTCGACAATGTACCATCTCTGATTTCTCCGAAATTACCAAGAGCGAACCAGAGAAATCCCTAACAGTATCGAATCATCGCAAAAAAGGCCGCAACAATCGTGGCGTAATTACCAGTCGCCGTCGTGGTGGTGGACACAAACGCCTCTACCGGATAGTTGACTTTCGCCGCGATAAGCGCAATATCCCCGCCAAAGTAGCAGCAATAGAATACGACCCCAACCGTAATGCACGATTGGCTCTACTGTTCTACAAAGACGGTGAAAAGCGTTACATCATTCATCCCAATGGTTTAGCAGTGGGAACTGAAGTAGTTGCGGGGCCAGAATCTCCGATCGAAATCGGTAATGCACTACCCCTGGGTAACATCCCCTTGGGTACAAACGTTCACAACGTAGAACTAGTAGCAGGTAAAGGCGCTCAAATCGTCCGTGCTGCTGGCGCTACCGCCCAAGTAGTAGCAAAAGAAGGGAACTACGTCACCCTGAAATTACCATCAGGCGAAGTCCGCATGATTCGCCGGGAATGCTACGCCACTATCGGTCAAGTAGGTAATCTCGACGCAAGAAACCTCAGTACCGGAAAAGCAGGTCGTAATCGCTGGAAAGGTCGTCGTCCTAAAGTTAGAGGTAGCGTAATGAACCCTGTAGACCACCCGCATGGAGGTGGTGAAGGACGCGCACCGATCGGTAGAAGTGGGCCAGTTACACCTTGGGGTAAACCAACCTTGGGTGCGAAAACTCGCAAACCGAAAAAACCCAGCAGCAAACTAATCGTGCGTCGTCGCCGCAAATCCTCCAAACGTGGTCGTGGCGGTCGGGACTCTTAA